The Coffea arabica cultivar ET-39 chromosome 3c, Coffea Arabica ET-39 HiFi, whole genome shotgun sequence genome contains a region encoding:
- the LOC140038011 gene encoding UPF0481 protein At3g47200-like, with translation MAWKMKKGVAGRGNDTVRSRGRNERPQVVSVGPYHRGKPKLKKMEEHKVRYLNMLLLRRKESSAKKYVEAMAELQEEAKSSYADEINLSDGDFVEMLCLDGCFVIEFLRKLYQPKLYSENDPIFQMSWLISATKRDLILFENQLPFVVLQKLFDMTKLRGEEENLNDLAIRRLSSLMPGSYPGQSSHSTIPAGYEAVHLLDLMHKNFTASFSNTLTCLKPKETPTSLQKPVIELVHCGTKFKRAINSESLLHITFKNGVVKIPPLFVDDHTESIFRNLIAYEQYMSKPFETRRYVTDYISFMDLLIDSPSDVEKLRNRDIIRHGLGNDKAVSVMFNKLSSDVSIEPPFCYDEIFVEIEKYYRYRIHREYLMQKYFHAPWAFISRLAAIVMKLKGASL, from the exons ATGGCGTGGAAGATGAAGAAGGGAGTTGCAGGAAGAGGAAATGACACCGTCAGGAGTAGAGGAAGAAATGAGAG ACCACAAGTCGTCTCCGTCGGACCTTATCACCGCGGTAAGCCTAAACTGAAAAAGATGGAGGAGCATAAGGTAAGGTACTTGAACATGCTTCTTCTTAGAAGAAAAGAGTCAAGTGCTAAGAAATACGTCGAAGCTATGGCTGAACTTCAAGAAGAAGCTAAAAGTTCTTACGCAGACGAAATCAATCTTTCAGATGGTGATTTTGTTGAAATGCTATGCCTTGATGGCTGCTTTGTCATTGAGTTCTTGAGGAAACTTTATCAGCCTAAATTATACAGCGAGAATGATCCCATTTTTCAGATGTCTTGGCTAATATCAGCCACTAAGAGAGACCTAATATTATTTGAGAATCAGTTGCCCTTTGTTGTCCTGCAAAAACTGTTTGATATGACCAAGTTGCGGGGCGAAGAAGAGAACCTTAATGACCTAGCTATTCGCCGTCTGTCTTCGCTCATGCCTGGTTCTTATCCAGGTCAAAGTTCTCATTCTACAATCCCTGCAGGTTATGAGGCTGTTCATCTTCTTGACCTCATGCACAAAAATTTCACTGCCTCATTTTCCAACACACTTACGTGTCTCAAACCTAAAGAGACTCCAACCTCATTGCAGAAACCAGTTATTGAGCTAGTACATTGTGGAACCAAGTTCAAGAGGGCAATAAACAGTGAATCCTTGCTCCATATCACTTTCAAAAATGGTGTAGTTAAAATCCCTCCTTTATTTGTGGATGATCATACAGAATCCATCTTCAGAAACTTGATTGCATACGAACAGTATATGTCTAAGCCATTTGAGACACGGAGGTATGTAACTGATTACATAAGCTTCATGGATCTTCTCATAGATTCCCCGTCAGACGTTGAAAAGCTTCGCAACCGTGACATCATCAGGCATGGGTTAGGCAATGATAAAGCAGTCTCTGTAATGTTTAACAAGTTAAGCAGCGATGTTTCTATTGAACCACCTTTCTGTTACGACGAAATTTTTGTGGAAATTGAGAAGTACTACCGCTACCGCATCCATAGGGAATACCTCATGCAGAAATATTTTCATGCCCCGTGGGCTTTCATTTCACGTCTGGCTGCAATCGTTATGAAATTAAAGGGAGCTAGTTTGTAA
- the LOC140038185 gene encoding uncharacterized protein, translating to MAENTRYRSLEEQLKKQETRLQEVMETMAAAQASCQNSLQQKLQEELGQNNAKVEAMVGNLDQRFSKMEMKLNALFKVMMKEKGMQETEASSSEPLLPTPPPHCKLMTSTEVPGAQQEVRTKNFTPNLPRLEIPMFASGNPREWLRKCQKYFLNYQIPENQKVDMVEMFLEGRADNWFQGVRLEKPRLTWAEFCELLCERFAGKWSRDVVEEFNKLQQKGTVEEYEEKFEELKTLMLIRNPRLDEGYFISSFISGLKDEIKPMVKMFKPQTLSKAFEVAELQECSLETMSKQSKTSGRNVVEPKYGMFRNHSTGQNNSSSYKLPAIDPTNRKGDYRSREVSRISAEEMQYRRKHGLCYRCGDKFGIGHQCKAGGLNCVGIEEEEEAEFEDAEGEQDELTGRVGEMAEVSLNALAAAIQRKSILLLGNLGGIPVKILVDTGSSDSFIHYQLARSLQLPYQTVRPFTVTLADGTDITSGTICPDVRWLIQDYQFQFDLKIMELGNWDIILGVDWMCQFSPITFDFHALSIALSSRGDLLHLQGHINQPVMELVRGKDLRAFIQEKQRSCAFLQRNSQGNQERDTPEQVASVLQQYSQVFDTPQGLPPERELDHQIPLKPGAEPFKLKPYRYPHAHKSEIEKQVAEMLTNGIVKHSCSPFASPVLLVKKKDNTWRLCVDYRKLYVGAANGIRHNLIKALHDSAVGGHSGQRACLQRIQSIFHWPGIKRDVVQFIQACDTCQRNKHENVPYPGLLQPLPVPQQAWTHLTMDFIEQLPLSQGYDTILVVVDRFTKYSHFMKLSHPYSAHQVAKLFLDQVYKLHGLPESLTSDRDKVFISRFWQELFRAMGVGLQYSSSYHPQTDGQSERVNQCLESYLRCMCSEHPSHWSTWLSAAELWYNTNFHTSLQLTPFEALYGYKPLHLPLGPFHDSVVPAAVGMVQERLQVLANIKHNLAKAQNRMKHFADQNRTERSFQVGEWVFLKLQPYRQQTVAIRKSLKLSPKYYGPFQVIEKIGAAAYKLQLPEKARIHPVFHISLLKKKVGVGLGTEPTLPEFDASDQCILQPERIVKRRVVLRNSQPVIQYLVKWNHLPETEASWEDKTFIDKQFTDFSA from the coding sequence ATGGCTGAAAACACCAGGTATCGTTCTCTGGAAGAACAGCTCAAGAAGCAGGAAACTCGACTCCAAGAAGTAATGGAGACCATGGCGGCAGCTCAGGCTTCCTGTCAGAATAGCTTGCAGCAGAAACTCCAGGAGGAGCTCGGACAGAACAACGCGAAGGTAGAGGCGATGGTCGGTAATTTGGATCAGAGGTTCAGTAAGATGGAGATGAAACTCAATGCATTGTTTAAGGTGATGATGAAAGAAAAAGGTATGCAGGAGACAGAGGCAAGCTCGTCAGAACCACTTCTACCGACTCCTCCGCCGCATTGTAAGCTCATGACGTCCACAGAGGTGCCTGGAGCTCAGCAGGAGGTGAGAACTAAGAATTTCACTCCTAACTTGCCAAGACTTGAAATACCTATGTTCGCATCTGGTAATCCTAGAGAATGGTTGAGGaaatgtcaaaaatattttctgaatTATCAGATACCTGAAAATCAAAAGGTAGATATGGTGGAAATGTTCTTAGAGGGGAGGGCTGACAATTGGTTCCAAGGAGTTAGACTAGAAAAACCTAGGTTGACTTGGGCTGAATTTTGCGAGCTGTTGTGTGAGAGGTTTGCAGGGAAGTGGTCACGCGATGTGGTTGAGGAATTCAACAAATTACAACAAAAGGGGACAGTAGAAGAGTATGAGGAGAAGTTTGAGGAATTGAAAACACTAATGTTGATCAGGAATCCTAGGCTGGACGAAGGTTATTTTATATCCAGTTTCATTAGTGGATTAAAGGATGAGATCAAACCAATGGTCAAAATGTTCAAACCACAAACTCTGTCCAAAGCATTTGAGGTTGCTGAATTGCAGGAATGTTCACTGGAGACCATGTCCAAGCAATCTAAGACCTCAGGCAGGAATGTGGTTGAACCGAAGTATGGGATGTTTAGAAACCACAGCACTGGTCAGAACAATTCCAGCTCCTATAAACTTCCTGCTATTGATCCTACTAACAGGAAGGGTGACTATAGATCCAGGGAAGTGAGCAGGATTTCAGCTGAGGAAATGCAGTATAGGCGTAAGCATGGCCTTTGTTATAGATGTGGTGATAAATTTGGAATTGGGCATCAGTGTAAGGCTGGGGGGTTAAACTGTGTGGGTATAGAGGAAGAGGAGGAAGCTGAATTCGAAGATGCAGAAGGAGAGCAGGATGAGCTCACTGGTAGGGTGGGAGAAATGGCTGAGGTGTCACTGAACGCTCTAGCAGCAGCAATACAGAGGAAATCTATTTTACTACTGGGCAATTTAGGGGGAATACCTGTCAAGATCCTAGTAGACACTGGTAGCTCTGACAGCTTCATACACTATCAGTTGGCGAGATCTCTTCAGCTTCCTTACCAGACAGTCAGGCCTTTTACTGTAACCTTGGCAGATGGCACAGACATTACTAGTGGCACAATTTGTCCGGATGTTAGGTGGTTAATACAGGATTACCAGTTTCAATTCGACCTGAAGATAATGGAGTTGGGGAACTGGGATATCATTTTGGGAGTTGACTGGATGTGTCAATTCAGCCCCATTACCTTTGATTTTCACGCACTCAGTATTGCTCTTAGCAGCAGGGGTGACTTATTACATCTCCAAGGCCACATTAATCAACCTGTGATGGAACTAGTAAGGGGTAAAGATCTCAGGGCTTTTATACAAGAAAAGCAAAGGAGTTGTGCCTTCCTgcagaggaattcccagggaaATCAAGAGAGGGATACGCCTGAGCAAGTGGCTTCAGTTCTGCAACAGTACTCTCAGGTGTTTGATACTCCTCAAGGACTACCCCCTGAGAGAGAACTGGACCATCAGATTCCCCTGAAACCTGGAGCAGAGCCATTCAAACTTAAGCCTTACAGGTACCCCCATGCACATAAATCTGAGATTGAGAAACAGGTTGCTGAAATGCTTACAAATGGAATTGTTAAGCACAGTTGTAGTCCATTTGCTTCTCCTGTGCTGTTGGTTAAGAAAAAAGACAATACCTGGAGGCTATGTGTGGACTATAGGAAGCTGTATGTAGGGGCAGCAAATGGAATCAGGCACAATCTGATCAAGGCTTTACACGACTCAGCAGTTGGGGGTCACTCTGGTCAAAGAGCTTGTCTGCAAAGGATACAATCTATATTCCACTGGCCAGGCATAAAAAGGGATGTTGTACAGTTTATTCAGGCTTGTGATACTTGTCAAAGGAATAAGCATGAAAATGTCCCTTATCCAGGCCTTCTGCAACCTCTTCCAGTTCCTCAACAGGCATGGACACACTTGACTATGGATTTTATTGAACAGTTGCCTTTATCTCAGGGGTATGATACCATTCTGGTAGTGGTGGATCGTTTCACTAAGTATAGTCACTTCATGAAGTTGTCCCATCCATATTCAGCTCATCAGGTAGCTAAGTTGTTCCTGGACCAGGTGTACAAGCTGCATGGTCTACCTGAGTCCCTCACCTCTGACAGGGACAAGGTCTTCATTAGCAGGTTCTGGCAAGAGCTGTTTCGTGCCATGGGGGTTGGGTTGCAGTATAGTTCCTCTTATCATCCTCAAACTGATGGTCAGAGTGAAAGGGTCAATCAGTGTCTCGAAAGCTACTTGAGGTGTATGTGTAGTGAACATCCATCCCACTGGAGTACTTGGTTGTCTGCAGCCGAGCTGTGGTATAATACTAATTTCCACACCAGTCTGCAACTGACCCCTTTTGAAGCTCTATACGGATACAAGCCGTTGCACCTGCCTTTAGGACCCTTCCATGATAGTGTTGTCCCCGCAGCTGTTGGTATGGTGCAGGAGAGACTACAGGTTTTAGCCAACATCAAACATAATCTGGCCAAAGCCCAGAATAGAATGAAGCACTTTGCTGATCAAAACAGGACAGAGAGGTCCTTTCAGGTGGGGGAGTGGGTCTTCCTGAAACTGCAGCCTTATAGACAACAGACAGTGGCTATCAGGAAGAGTTTAAAGCTGTCTCCTAAGTACTATGGGCCCTTCCAGGTTATCGAGAAGATTGGAGCAGCAGCTTACAAGCTGCAACTGCCGGAGAAGGCCAGAATACATCCAGTGTTCCACATTTCTCTGTTGAAGAAGAAGGTTGGGGTAGGCTTGGGCACTGAACCTACCCTGCCTGAGTTTGATGCCTCTGACCAGTGTATTTTGCAGCCGGAAAGGATAGTCAAGAGGAGGGTTGTTCTACGCAATTCCCAACCCGTCATTCAGTATTTGGTCAAATGGAATCACTTGCCCGAAACTGAGGCATCGTGGGAGGACAAGACGTTCATTGACAAGCAGTTTACTGATTTTTCAGCTTGA